A part of Neodiprion pinetum isolate iyNeoPine1 chromosome 4, iyNeoPine1.2, whole genome shotgun sequence genomic DNA contains:
- the RhoGAP93B gene encoding rho GTPase-activating protein 39 isoform X1, protein MASDSRMEWVEIIEPRTKEHMYANLTTGECVWDPPPGVPVKKTDNNQWWELFDQNTSRFYYYNATSQKTVWHRPTDCDIIPLAKLQTLKQNTEPVGPGGDSQRGNEPKKKESVSTQTPTSSVGRVAHLPFQESPNLAATLQVGSACRSRGPGVGIDAQTSPPSLSPSSRRHHHHHHHHHNSRHHHRHHEQPAARRQHNHSQDSGRSSDSSVSHSRTSLESTGYRLLDSPHRHHHRSIGQTQPIPPPSSHLRQQSGTLENRSHKSGTLESVKNQKMQPKTDSPPLGLSLSTSTPLFKKKTFVEPQREIRGTNLDSDRSKNGKDNRGSYGPEPSTSPYRESLMESRGFRQEMPPYRPPEVQVGQVYKPQVDKYGSLVETTGNRYHRERDLHYRERVNSLDKTNATSFYPSSIHHRNRQETGSGSISRPHHVGSVSLSEANVREKYGGVPPERAETNKSLIRSGGGIMANVSKQRSLEVGERDHRRTNCNNSIDRTPQPIARSYSFVQQQKQQQKQQNRRRDRDDDSMHERYLVGQPHPPPRDSSNSNSNDTSSTNSSSNSMGGEEVVGVEESANGKKKKSNGNPSPPPSPYYGNLLVDSDHLLPLQHYILQQAKLSGCYRFGDPLLAEEGDDSLDEEGGRGGGAGGRVDDDSDDQFADDEAASNQGDSSSQEYLEDHYADLGNYDTAGLATYYNTADTLTRPPATPPPPTIVSHTESIAAGVVRPISLPPSTGTNLGTTPNIGNESGIGSTDFDEVRRDGGGGDIEKYAQDNLNLNCGRPKGLRLLFRKKFSVRDMLSWSKDPIPQPMLAITGRDGEKLLKREACNLFRLVQVYMGDRKANVGMTLDGVAMDIVNTIFAKPPLRDELYVQICRQTTENPRKESLRRGWELMAVCLAFVPASATFEPYLEGYMNRHRDPDFQFLEVPKWPIHVQVSHYATVACRRLQRIGAHGKRQPRKATLEDIDQARIQIFRASMFGATLGEVMALQRDRYPQRELPWVQTTLARQVLLRGGTTTEGIFRVSADADEVSVLKASLDRFEDSGVANSAQDAHAPASLLKLWVRELYEPLIPDALYTECVSLRHDDVRAAAAAATALIDRLPDLNRRVLCHLIRFLQIFARPEVVVRTKMDASNLAMVMAPNVLRCTSQDPRVILENARKEMAFVRTLIQSLDTAWVEGLH, encoded by the exons ATGGCATCCGACAG CAGGATGGAATGGGTGGAAATCATCGAGCCCCGTACCAAGGAGCACATGTATGCGAACCTGACCACTGGTGAATGTGTGTGGGATCCCCCGCCTGGAGTTCCTGT AAAAAAGACAGACAACAACCAATGGTGGGAATTGTTTGATCAGAACACGTCAAGATTTTACTACTACAATGCAACATCTCAGAAAACGGTTTGGCATCGTCCTACAGACTGTGACATCATACCACTGGCCAAATTGCAG ACATTAAAGCAAAATACGGAGCCTGTCGGACCTGGTGGAGATTCGCAGAGGGGAAATGAGCCCAAGAAGAAAGAGTCCGTTTCAACACAGACTCCAACTTCTTCAGTTGGTAGAGTTGCACATTTGCCCTTTCAGGAGAGTCCAAATCTAGCTGCGACACTA CAGGTCGGAAGTGCTTGCAGATCTCGAGGTCCAGGAGTCGGTATCGATGCTCAAACTTCGCCTCCGTCACTTTCACCTTCGTCCAGACGTCACCATCATCACCACCATCATCACCATAACAGCCGGCATCATCATCGACATCATGAACAACCTGCTGCTCGTAGGCAACACAATCACTCCCAG GATTCCGGGCGTTCCAGCGATAGCTCGGTATCACATAGTCGCACGTCTTTGGAATCTACTGGGTATCGACTCCTGGATTCACCTCATCGACATCACCATCGTTCCATTGGTCAGACCCAACCGATACCACCACCATCATCTCATTTGCGTCAACAATCTGGTACCTTGGAAAATCGAAGTCACAAAAGTGGGACTCTGGAGAGTgtgaaaaaccaaaaaatgcAACCAAAAACTGATTCACCACCGCTTGGTTTATCGCTTTCTACTAGTACTcctcttttcaaaaaaaaaacctttgtAGAACCGCAAAGAGAAATAAGGGGGACGAATTTGGATTCGGACAGAAGTAAGAATG gCAAAGACAACAGAGGTTCGTATGGCCCTGAGCCAAGTACATCGCCATATAGAGAATCGTTGATGGAATCACGAGGTTTTAGGCAAGAAATGCCGCCATACCGTCCACCCGAAGTTCAAGTCGGTCAAGTGTATAAACCTCAGGTGGACAAATACGGATCTCTCGTGGAGACGACAGGGAATCGATACCACAGAGAACGGGATCTACATTACAGGGAGAGGGTTAACAGTCTAGACAAAACAAACGCAACATCGTTTTATCCTAGTTCTATTCATCATCGCAACAGGCAGGAAACAGGCAGTGGTAGCATCAGCAGACCTCACCATGTTGGCTCAGTTTCTCTGTCAGAGGCTAATGTCAGGGAAAAATATGGTGGTGTACCACCCGAGAGAGCAGAAACGAATAAAAGTTTGATCAGAAGTGGAGGCGGCATTATGGCTAATGTCTCCAAGCAAAGGAGCTTGGAAGTTGGTGAAAGAGATCATAGGAGGACAAATTGCAACAATTCTATTGACC GCACACCGCAACCAATAGCACGGAGCTATAGTTTCGTTCAGCAACAAAAGCAGCAACAGAAACAGCAAAACAGGAGACGAGATAGAGACGACGATTCAATGCATGAGAGATATTTAGTTGGCCAACCGCATCCTCCGCCGCGAGACAGCAGTAACAGTAATAGCAATGACACCAGCAGCACAAACAGCAGCAGTAACAGCATGGGGGGTGAGGAAGTGGTTGGAGTTGAGGAGAGCgcgaatgggaaaaaaaagaagagtaaCGGAAACCCTAGTCCTCCCCCTTCACCTTATTACGGAAATCTATTAGTGGATTCCGACCACTTGCTACCTCTTCAACAttacattcttcagcaggctAAACTCTCTg GTTGTTATCGGTTTGGTGATCCCTTGCTCGCTGAAGAAGGAGATGATTCGTTAGATGAAGAAGGTGGCCGAGGTGGAGGAGCAGGGGGAAGGGTGGATGACGATTCTGACGATCAGTTTGCAGATGATGAGGCTGCTAGCAATCAGGGAGATTCTTCAAGCCAAGAATATCTTGAGGATCACTATGCAG ATTTAGGCAACTATGACACGGCAGGTTTAGCTACTTATTATAATACAGCAGACACTTTGACGAGGCCTCCAGCTACCCCGCCACCCCCAACTATAGTTTCTCACACTGAG AGCATAGCTGCGGGGGTTGTGAGACCGATTTCCCTGCCACCTTCGACTGGAACGAATTTAGGAACGACTCCGAATATTGGAAATGAATCTGGAATAGGATCGACGGACTTTGACGAAGTGAGGCGAGACGGCGGTGGCGGAGACATAGAAAAATATGCGCAAGACAATTTGAACCTGAACTGTGGAAGACCGAAGGGACTCAGGCTGCTTTTCCGTAAGAAATTCAGCGTGCGCGACATGCTGAGTTGGTCTAAAGACCCGATACCTCAGCCAATGCTTGCTATAACTGGTAGAGACGGTGAGAAGCTTCTTAAGAGAGAAGCTTGTAATTTATTCAGACTCGTGCAAGTTTACATGGGAGATAGAAAAGCTAACGTAGGTATGACTCTCGATGGAGTAGCAATGGACATAGTCAATACAATCTTTGCTAAACCGCCGCTACGAGACGAGCTTTACGTGCAAATCTGTCGTCAAACTACGGAAAATCCTCGTAAAGAAAGCCTGCGCAGAGGATGGGAGCTGATGGCTGTCTGTCTCGCTTTTGTTCCTGCTAGTGCTACTTTTGAGCCGTACCTTGAAGGCTACATGAACAGGCATAGAGATccagattttcaatttctcgaaGTTCCAAAATGGCCAATACACGTCCAAGTCAGTCACTATGCTACCGTCGCATGCCGGCGCTTACAGCGCATTGGAGCCCATGGAAAACGCCAACCCCGCAAGGCTACTCTTGAGGACATTGACCAAGCTAGG ATACAAATCTTCCGTGCTTCGATGTTTGGCGCGACGCTAGGAGAAGTCATGGCTTTGCAACGAGATCGATACCCTCAAAGGGAGCTTCCCTGGGTGCAAACGACACTAGCAAGACAGGTTTTACTTCGTGGTGGAACTACAACAGAAGGGATTTTCAGAGTATCTGCCGACGCAGATGAGGTTAGCGTCCTTAAAGCGTCTCTTGACCGATTCGAGGATAGCGGAGTGGCAAATTCAGCCCAAGATGCTCACGCACCAGCTTCTCTATTGAAGCTTTGGGTAAGGGAACTGTACGAGCCACTCATCCCGGATGCTCTCTATACCGAATGTGTCTCATTACGCCACGACGATGTTCGAGCCGCTGCCGCAGCAGCTACCGCATTGATAGATCGGCTTCCCGACCTTAACCGTCGTGTTCTTTGTCATCTGATAAGATTTTTACAG atatttGCAAGACCGGAAGTTGTTGTTCGAACAAAAATGGATGCAAGCAACTTGGCTATGGTAATGGCTCCTAACGTGTTGCGTTGTACGTCCCAGGATCCGAGAGTTATTCTAGAAAATGCTAGAAAAGAGATGGCCTTTGTTCGCACCCTCATTCAATCTCTAGACACTGCGTGGGTCGAAGGTCTTCACTGA